Part of the Henckelia pumila isolate YLH828 chromosome 2, ASM3356847v2, whole genome shotgun sequence genome is shown below.
TATTTCTCTTTTACTAGCAAATTTTTTGCCTTCTCAATTTCCTTCTCAGCTTCAAGATACTTCTCTTTATCTATGGCAGCCATTTTCCTGTGATTTTCTACTCTTTGGTGAGTAGCATTCACTTTTTGTGCCTCATCAATGCATTCAGAAGAAATCAAGTGTACCTGAAACATAATTGAATTTACTTTTCGATGAAGATGCTTAATTTCAAGATCTTCTGGCATATGCCCCATATCACAATTCACACACATCATAAGGATGTCATCAttcagattttaattttaattttaattttaattttttccaaAGAGAAGCATCAAgcagaaatcaaatattttagaTAATGTTGAAAAGGATAAATGAAAGTTCTAGTGCAACAATGCTTGCGACTAAAAGACCAGTGACAAGCCAAATCGCTTTAAGTTGTCTAAAACTAATCAAGTCTAACCTCGCTTTGTGCACGGCCCAGATCTGCACAAGCTTTATGGTACATATTGATCGTGTTCTCCAGTTTCAGCTGCATTTGTTCTATTTCAGCCTGAATGTCACACTGCAAAAAAGAGGTAATCACACTCCTAGTATAAATTGATGACATGAATTTTTAGTAAATGATGGGATGTATGCAGAAAACAACATAGACACCCACCCCTCCACCCCAAGTAGTAACTGATTGTTATTTCTAAATGAAGATAACTTTTATGATATAAAATATGAGTCGAGTTACCTGCCCTGAACAAGGAGATGACTTATGCTGACACCCACTAGTTCTCAGTGTATCTGAGATGGTGTCTTCTGCAATTTGATCAGATTTTTTTGAAACAGGACTTGAATACACACTAGAGAATCTTTGCGTATGTTCTTGAGAAAGCGGATGGTTTTCATCTGAAAGGCAGCTGCCATATTTGGACTCTGCCGATGAAGAGGATAGGCTAGATTCCTGTTTGCTAATTCCATGAGAAACAAGGTTCCGCTCTGTTAAAAGTAAAACCCATCAAGTTCACAGACCAAGTCTTACAACCAATGCACATGATTCTTGGCATACCAGCAGTCAACATGTGACTCAATGAATtcgatatgattttatttgcagAGACCACATAGATGTTGCAAGTATCAGGAGCATGTTTGAGAACGACTGAAGGCAACTCAGAATCTTTTGTCTTCCTGAGGAAATAATTATCGAGTCAACATTACTTTGGGGTCGAATTCCATGTCGAACACTCAAATATACAGACAATCACATGTAATCAAACAAAGCATACAAAGTTCCACTCACACAATGGAGGAGAAGCAGCAAAGATAAGTATTAATACCTCGAAAAGTAACTGGCGGAGCAAGACCCAAGCACCAAACTTGTTGTTCTTGAATCTGTTACATATCTCAGAAGCATGAACGCGGCATTCTCTCCTTCCAATAACAAGGTTTTGATCTACAGGAAGTTCAACACAGCTATTTCAATTAGAACtaatgaattcttgcaaaagCCAACAGACACgatgtgaaaaaaaaaagtctaCCTTGTTTGTACCATATTGGAACTTGAACATGCGAAAAATTTCTTCACATTTTGCCTTCGCATCATTAATATACATCTCCACCACACTCGCATCCAGCTCCTTAACCGGAATGCTACCTCCTGCTGTTGAACACAGAAAGGACTTTTCGAActtcaaaattaataaaaaaagaacAGAGGAAATATACACAACATGTAGATATACTGATACAAGCTGGTCATATGAGCTTGTGTGTGTTTTGTGAAAATGTCTATGGAAACcaaggaagaaggagaagaagtaCATGGAGTGGGAATGTAAGTGATGGTGGGCATAACATGAACGAGAAGCAAGCAATCCGCGTTGGGCATCAAATTCTCCACCGCCCATTGCACCGCCCGCTGGCTACCCCTCCCGTCCGCTCTCTTCACCGCCACCACGACGGTGCCGCCTCCGCCGATTTTCATCTCCgaattcaaatttttggttAAAGTTTGAATGGAGGAGAGATCAGAAGTTGTCAAATTTAAGCTTTGAATATGGACGGCTGAGATGCAATCCCAAACGCGTCTCGCGGGTAATTTTTACGAACGGTTCTATAAGTGCATGAATCTTGACATCTTGTGggaatttataatttatattttaaatcaaaCAAAATTCACACTAGGCCACTAATTattagttttatttatttatttttctccacttgatttaatttaaataaataatcactgTGCAATTTGCATAATTTTCGTTACTTTAAAATCATCCacacatttaatttttttttttttaaatttgaaaaccCAATCAACACGTAATTCGTAATTTATGACTTTccgatttattttatttaaaaggcCCATTTTGATTTGAGAAAAGGCCCACTGAAATCGAAACATGGGCCAGGGCCCATTATATGGGTCGGTCTAAGCCAAACCATATAATTTCCCTAGTTCGTTCTTTCTTCAACAATCAACATcactaaaattttgatttttggggCAAATTCACTAATTCAGCGATTCCCTCTTTCCCTCCATTTTAATTTACTTCCCTCTCCTTTCGCTTGGGAATTTGGTTTGAATACTTATTGGAATCGTTCCTCTTCATCTTTCCATTCCACTCTCCGAATTGACTGACACGAAGCTTCGGGTGCGTATCTCTTTGATTTCTTGATTGTCTGCCTTTCAGTTACAAGCCATTAAACTGAAAAATGCACGTTCTGAAAGTATTTTAATCAAGTGTATTTTTGAGGAAAAAAGTGTGGGACTTTACCTTTCTACACGTTGGCATTGTTAGCCTGAGAGTTTGTACAAATGGGTTTTGTTGATAAGAAATTTATTTATATGGGTTTTcccagaaaagaaaaaagaggaAAATATTCTTGAGTATTTGCGAATTTTCCCATTTCCTACTTGGCATCTGGAAAATATAGTGATATTTTGTTTTGTCATTAGACACGTGTGGAAAATGCTTGTGTTCTTTGTATCATTCCGGACAAAATGCTTATGTTCTACATTGTAATTATTTTGTGTTGATTGACTCTTCTTGTTGCTGTTTCACGTTTTTGAATCAATGTGAAGTCTTGGACATTGGTGGTTCGCACAATTCCTCTTTGGAGTCTGGGAGGGGAAATTGACTTTGCGAAGCAGCTATGTGTGACTCAAGGTGAGTATAGTAAATGGTTGCATGAAACTTCCATGTTCTCTCTTAGTGAGGCATCTGAATGCTACTCTTGATTATGTTCATTGTCTGATGATGTTGGATTGCCTTCTGTTTTATAATGCAATAATGACGTGCTTGCTCAAACTATAATTTTAGGCTTATAACATTATTTTTAATGCTTAAATCGTTTGCAATTTGGTTGCCGAGTATGCGTAGATTGGTATGTTTATAGTTTCTGATGAGAAGGGAAAAGTTGCTTGGGGTTAGCGAGGGAACAATCTGATTTAATTTAGTTTGCTTAGGTAACTTGACTACCTGGCATTTCTACTCCTACTACCAGACGGCCATGGAATGCAACAAAGATGAGGCCATTCGGGCCAAGGGTATTGCTGAGAAGAAGTTGGAGAATAATGACTTTGAAGGGGCTCAAAAGATGGCTAAGAGAGCACAAAGTATTTACCCTGAACTAGAGAATATTATGCAGCTCATAACCATATGTGATGTTCACTGTTCATCTCAAAAGAGGATATTGGTAGCTGACAAAGATTGGTATGCAATTCTCCAAGTTGATCGGTTGGCCGATCATTTGACCATCAAAAAACAATACCGACGACTTGCACTCTTTCTCCACCCTGACAAGAACAGATTTCCAGGTGCGGAGTCTGCTTTTAAGTTGATTTGTGAAGCCAATGCTGTACTTTCAGATCCTGTAAAGAAATCTTTGTACGACCATAAGATTAAAGTTTCCGTTAGATCTGCTCCAGCAAGTTCACCTACTGTTAACATAAACAAAAGAAAATCTCAATTTATCAACAAACCTAGATCTCAGGACAGTGTTTATAGCAATGTGAATCGACGTCAAGCAGCACAGTCCGGTTCTTCTACCAGACTGGATGCATTCTGGACGGCATGTCCATCCTGTGGAATAAAATACCAATATCAGAGACAGTTTGTGAACATGCTTTTGCGTTGCCAGAAATGCTCATTGCAATTCACGGCTTATGAAGAAAGTGCTGAGGgtgtttcatcaaaatccaaaCAGGGCCAGCATGGTCCTCAACCCATGACTTCAAAACCCAGCTTCACTCAACCAGCTGCTTCTATAGTAAAGGAGAATCAGGCTGACTTTAGGATGGACACTCAAAATGAAAAAGGGAATCAATCATCATTTACCGATATGCATGATGATGCCGACATGAAACCAGTTCAACAAGAACCAGGGATCAAGAAACGTTGCTCTGGGGCTGCCAAGACAGAAAGTGTTGCCAGAAGCAGTAGGGATTCAAAAACTAAGGCAAGAGGTTTCTGTACAGGGAATTTGTCAAATGGTCATATGGAAGGCAAATTAGATGAGTTGAGAGGATTTAATGCAGGAAACGTGGCTGCTGGGATAGGTTGCGATGATACTACTGCAACTGAGACGAATTATGGACCTGTCCTATCCCCTCGGAGATCAAGTAGGAAAAGGCAGCATGTAACATCCACTCATCAGGCATCACTTGAAAGGAAGCTACGAGAAGATAATGTAGAGGAACAAAACGATGCTTTGGATAGTGAAAATTCCAGACATTGCAATAAAAATAGTTTTCCTACTGATGTGTATCCCTCAAAAGTGAAAGGAAAGCAAATGGAAACTGTCCATTCTGTTGGAAAGTCATGGCACAAGGATGCTGATAATGCTTATGATGTCAAGGCAGGAGGAAAAAACGGTGCTTTGCCAAGAACTGGTGCTGACACGGCTGAAATCAAAAGTGATTCCGGCAAAGATTCGTATTCTACCGCTAATCCAGATGGAAGATTGTATGAAGTTCCTGATCCGGAATTTGGTGATTTTGATAAAGATAGAGATGAAAGTCTTTTTGCTGTTGATCAAATATGGGCTTGTTATGATACAGTAGATGGCATGCCaagattctatgccaaggtgaAGAAGATACTGAAGTCTCCATTTGGTTTGAAGTTTACATGGTTTGAAGCTGATCCCAAAGATGAACCTGGCAAGAAATGGGTAGATGAGGGGTTACCTGCTGGTTGTGGCCATTTTGAGCTTGGAAGAACTGAAGAAACTAGGGACTTTCTTTCATTCTCACATAAAATGTGTTGTAAAAGAGGGCAGAAGAGAGGTTCTTTTATGATATACCCTAGAGTGGGGGAAACTTGGGCTATTTTCAAGGACTGGAGTATAACCTGGAATTCAGTTCCAGATAATCATGAGTTCAAATACGAAATTGTGGAGGTGCTCTCAGATTTTGTTGCAGCTTCTGGCATAGAAGTTTGTCACCTGGATAGAATTAGAGGGTTTGTGAGCCTTTTCCAGAGAAATAGTCAAAGCAAATCCTTTTTTATAGGGCCGACGGAACTTTACAGGTTCTCTCATCGTGTTCCCTGTTTCAAAATGACTGGCCATGAAACAGCGGGAGTGCCAGAAGGCTCTTTTGAGCTAGATCCTGCTTCCCTACCACTTAATCCTGAGAACTTGTATTACCCTGGCAAAGCAAAGATGGAACAAGAAGATTTGCAACATGGAGTTGATAGTTTGTGTGCAGAATCAGCTAAACAAAGGGGTAAAACTATGACATCCGAGGGTTGGAGTGCTGCAAAAGATTCTGTTGAGGGTGCGGACGGTGAATCTCTAAAACTCCGGAGATCTCCTAGAAAAATGAAATTTAGTGGGGAGAAAGGAAATTGATGTCATTTTTTGCAGTCGGTTTTTCTAATTGTTTGGACATAACAAATCCCAGCCGCTGGTCAGGGATATGACCACCGGGGTTATAGGATGAACTGCTTGGTATACACATGCAGATTTCTGAAAATCGAAAGTTTGTCTTGAGCATGGCCCATTCATTCTGAAAGGTTTTTTTTCGACATTAACTCCCATAAAGCAACAATTGTGGTGGTATCTAAGAAGAAAACAAGATCACTGCTCGTTTTTCCACTCGAGCAACTGCAGCTGACTGGATCATGTTTGGTCATCTGAAAAGCACTTGGGGAGTATTATCCAGCTCAATTTCGGCTGGCAGAAATCTCTAAGATGTCATTGATGCTATGCTATGTAGCCTTTAAAAGTTCAGGCACTAGTTCTCTTGTTTTAAACGGTTTGTTTCTTGACAGTATGTAACCCGATCAATTTCCTTCTGTTCTTTCTATTATAGATGTCAACTTTCTCCATCTATGCATTCTGGAACGTGCCcttttacttgttattgcaaCTGAGAATTGCATTGTCACCGAATTAATTGCAGCTGTTGTTGCAGCATAAATTACAGTAGTGGTGATTCCTCGTGAAATGGACAGTATTTGGAAGGTTAAGAATGTCTTTTGGCCTAGCCAAGCAGCTGCTAAAACTTCCCAAAAATAGAGTGGTGGTAATTTACTTTCAGTTTTCGCATGAAATGCTCTACTGTGAATAACCATGAACTTATTTAGTTAAGCCTAGATTCAAAATTAACTTTGTCGCTCTGCAGCAAAACGTTTATGTGGAGAATTAAATTCCACGAATTTGCAATATAcgcatatattaaaattttttcacATCAAACGTTCTATGattgatttcaaaatcaagTATTTTGAAACTCCGAAAAATGTCTTTCCCAGGAAATGAGGCGTATCATTTGGAATCAAGGGTAGCTAAAGGCACAACATAACAAAATCAATGCATCCAATGAATAATTAGTTTCTCTATTTCTAAATCAACTTTTCTCATTTTCACAAGCTACGATCAAGAAAACAATTCCTAATACAACAAAACTTGTCTCACGCGAAATCAGCAACTCGTTCTTCATCTGCAGAACATTGTTCCACTCTTGTTTTGGAACTGGGAAAGAACACGATCTCCTAAACAGTGAAGATCATGCCATGAACACAATCGACAGCTCAACTCGGCTTGAAGAACCAATCCAAGCTCCAGACAACTAGTTATAGAAATCCCAAACCAGACAAAAGAAGGCTGGTTTGGGTTCGAGCTTGAAAATTTCACCTTAGTTTTCCCAATCCATATCGACTTTTTGTTCAAATCATTCATCCATTTGTTTTACCCAACAAGGATTGTTCTTCCAAAAGCTTCAGCTCTATCAGCTTCTGCTGCAATTCTGTAGCTTCATCAGCCATGCCGGCTGAACGTACTCCTAGAATTATGTAGGAATAAACATCAGGGTCATTCTTCCTTCTacttgaagtaaacatttctaTAACTTCGATGGCCATATCCACTTTCTTCTTCTGACACAATCTATGTATTATGAATCTGTAGCAGTTGTCTCTTACGTTACGCTTGTTCTCATCCATCACCCTAAGCAATTGTACAGCTTCTTCAACCAAATCTGACCGACAGAACCCCCAAAGTAGGCATCGATAGGTAACATCATCGGGATTAAGCTTACATCGTACCATGTTACTGTAAACATACATTGCTTTCTCCATGAACCCTTCCCTCGCCAATCCATCAATCACAATATTGTATGTTATTAAAGTTGGTGGACATGTAGTATTTCCCAAGCAGTAAAGAGTTTCAATAACTTCATCCATCATGCGCTCCTTGCAAAGAGCACGTAAAAGTGTATTATAAGTGACTATATCAGGAGATAAATCGTGTAAAACCATCTGATCAAGGAAGTCAATGGCACGAGTTAGAAGGTCATGCTTGCACAAaccatttattaaaatattataagtCACAACTGTAGGACGGTTTGATGGGTCATTCATGAATCGTAGGATCTCATCCACTTCATCCCAACATCCGTATGTACAAAGTGAATGGAGAATAGTGTTGTAAGTTACCGAATTGGGTACCATTCCATGCGACAACAGATTCTGGACAACCAACATGGCATCTTCATATTTCCCTTGTTTACAGGAAATATTGATCATGGAATTATATGTCACCATATCAGGATAACATCCTTCAACTATCAGATCTTCCACAGTTTCCAAAGCACGTACCACACCACTATATTTGCACACCAACTCAATGAGGATTGTGCAGGTTATTACATAAGGAGGGCAACCCTTTCTGAGCTGGTCCTTCCAGAATTGGATGGCCTGACCAATCTTACCACGAtcaaacatgcttcttattatTGTGTTAAAAGTAATAACATCAGGAGGGCAACCACTCAAGCTCATGTCCTCCAAGACATCAATAGCAGCACTAAGCTGCCCCTTTCTACACAAACCACCAATTAGCAAGTTGTGTGTGATAATATCAGGAACTCCGCCAGACATAACCATGAGTTGAAGAACCTTAGTGGCTTTGTCTGTCTGCTCAACATTGATTAGGCCCCTAATCAACTTTATGCAGGAAGGAGAATCTGGAATTTGGTTTCTACGTGCCATCACATCTAATAGCCTTGTTGCATCAAGAAATTTCCCACGATAGCAGAAACTATAAAGAATCTCATTGTTAGTGATTTCATCATTTTTGACAAAAGGTCCATCTAAAGAAAACTTTGAAGAATAAGAATGTTGACTAGAATGGTTTTTCCCATTGAATTTTGTCTCAATGCCCATCTTATATCCATTCAAGCTCCCCTCCTTTTGGTTTCCTTTGCTCACTCCTTCCAGACAGACACTAGTTTGCTTCCCTCTAAACATCAACAGAGAAGCAGTTGGTCCAGAGCCATAGATTTCATTCTGCCTCATGTGAGATTGAGTTTTGTCGTTACACTTAACTGGACAACTTATTGGAATCCGAGCCCTCATACGTGAATAGTGGCTAGTTCCACAATTGAGATCTGCTTGACAAGCGGATAATTTCAGTCCTCGCAAATCATGACACTCGGTTATTGACATCTGTGGTGTAACAGTATAAGCCATTCTCACTCCTCAATCCAAATCTGATAAATTTTTACGACATTGTTATTCCGAAGCTTTCTTTTGTTGAGAGCATAACGTAAGGAAAATCGATCTGCAgtcaaaaaattatatttcaggCCAAAAGTAAAAActaaaaagagaaaaaagaatCAACAGAATCAAAACAAATTCAAAGAACAATGATGATCTACAATAGCAGGACAAACTCCACACATTCCAccccaaacacacacacacaaaaacaatTTCCTAGTCCAAATTTTCGCATTCAATCAGCTATAGTATAGTGAAAAATAAATAGCTCCAgcacaaaaacacaatgaaataaAACTTTCCTCCTTGGAAAGAAATGCAATTGACTCGATCCGATTCATTTAGAACTCAGTCAATACACCacaaccaaaaaaataaataaaaataaaagtaacAAACAACTGGGCTTCACagaatgataaaaattttagttCATGCGATAaaaagagacaaaaaaataatagaatGCAGGTAATGAGAAAACTAAGCAAAAAACACTTCATTTTAACATTTGCAGCTTGATACTTACATAATCCCTCCCCCTGAGTTTCATAAAGTCGAAATCGAACCTTCAAGTGACGCCCGATGTTGTGTACTGTGTGTTTCCAGGAAAGGGTTAGCTAGGGTTTATAGAAACTATCGAATTGTGATTTCATCCGCCTTTCTTCTACTTTGGTAACACAAGATGATTTGAACTTCTCATTTAtccttttttattattttattattagatttttttagagatgttattattagattttttaagaatcagaataatattatttgaagATTGTAAatgttgttattttattttattttttgaaatcaaACGATTATATTTAATAAGTCAAATCTGATGCAATTACATCTCAAATAAGCGAAAACGAGGATATAATTCCGCCTTCGAAACAAGACAAAAAGCCAGCTGTTTTTGCTAATGCATGAGTAACATGATTCGATgatcttttaacaaaaaaacaaaagagatgGATTGTAAATGTTGTTATTTCTTATCTTATAAATGAAAAATTGGAAATATTCACACATGTATCATTACATTCTACTACTAATATTATAACGAAAAATGAATATTATAGGCCTTGCTTTTCTAGgatttttattgttttcatCTCATGATTAAacgtttgttttgcatttgtaaCCAATTTTCATTAAAGCATGTTATGTtagattcaaaaaaaattaaagcatgTTATGTTGTGAAACAATCTATtcgtattaaaaaaaaaaaatcgactcgtttcatatttataattaaaaaaaattacattttgatCATAAAAACTATGACTGACCAAAGTTGTGCTTTTTCATCAATCGAATCGAGTCATTTGTTATGTTTATATTATCATTATTTCATCTATAATACTCGATTAACTACGCGCAGGTTTTGCAAGAAACAGCAGCATATTGGGTCACGCTAGATTTTGTAGCCCGTCGAAGCTGCAAAAGCAAGTTACAAGTCCATAACGAGACAAGGAGGCGGCAAGTACATATAGCATCCAGCTTCTCTAATATCTAAAATAGGGTTACATTCCAAACTTAAATAGAGTCATTTATCTGAACTTGGACAGACGAATAATTCATTGaaataaaccaaaaaaaaaaaaaaacattacagTGGTCGATTTTACAACTCCAGTAACACCCAAATGTGATGAACTAAAAACTCTGTTGTGCCATTCTCTCGTGTATATCAGCTCTCTATATATCCTCACAAGCACAAACATTGACAGCCCTCGAGATTTTTGAACTCAAATATGTTCCTAGAAGAATCACCAAGAGTCTTAAAAATTTACCTCGTGATTATCACACTACTCATTATCAATTGATAGAATCATCTCTTGTAACATCAATGATGATttctatcatcatcatcatccctTCCTTCATCCTCAAAACGCAGGCTCTCCATACCCTTTATTGCGGAGTCATAATTACTCCTCCCATACGAAGCATACTTTGGTTCAGAAGGCATAACAAGAGGTGAGCTTCTCTGGCCAATTGAGATTTTGTTGACAGTGGCTGTACTGGTCTCAGGGGTACGAGCACGTGGAGGATCAGATTCATTTCCCATAGTGAAAGTGTCTCGGTTACCGGATACAGCTCCCCGTCTCAGTGATCCGCTGGACCTTCCGAAGAAAGTGGAGCTTGACAA
Proteins encoded:
- the LOC140883293 gene encoding uncharacterized protein, with product MECNKDEAIRAKGIAEKKLENNDFEGAQKMAKRAQSIYPELENIMQLITICDVHCSSQKRILVADKDWYAILQVDRLADHLTIKKQYRRLALFLHPDKNRFPGAESAFKLICEANAVLSDPVKKSLYDHKIKVSVRSAPASSPTVNINKRKSQFINKPRSQDSVYSNVNRRQAAQSGSSTRLDAFWTACPSCGIKYQYQRQFVNMLLRCQKCSLQFTAYEESAEGVSSKSKQGQHGPQPMTSKPSFTQPAASIVKENQADFRMDTQNEKGNQSSFTDMHDDADMKPVQQEPGIKKRCSGAAKTESVARSSRDSKTKARGFCTGNLSNGHMEGKLDELRGFNAGNVAAGIGCDDTTATETNYGPVLSPRRSSRKRQHVTSTHQASLERKLREDNVEEQNDALDSENSRHCNKNSFPTDVYPSKVKGKQMETVHSVGKSWHKDADNAYDVKAGGKNGALPRTGADTAEIKSDSGKDSYSTANPDGRLYEVPDPEFGDFDKDRDESLFAVDQIWACYDTVDGMPRFYAKVKKILKSPFGLKFTWFEADPKDEPGKKWVDEGLPAGCGHFELGRTEETRDFLSFSHKMCCKRGQKRGSFMIYPRVGETWAIFKDWSITWNSVPDNHEFKYEIVEVLSDFVAASGIEVCHLDRIRGFVSLFQRNSQSKSFFIGPTELYRFSHRVPCFKMTGHETAGVPEGSFELDPASLPLNPENLYYPGKAKMEQEDLQHGVDSLCAESAKQRGKTMTSEGWSAAKDSVEGADGESLKLRRSPRKMKFSGEKGN
- the LOC140882650 gene encoding uncharacterized protein; its protein translation is MAYTVTPQMSITECHDLRGLKLSACQADLNCGTSHYSRMRARIPISCPVKCNDKTQSHMRQNEIYGSGPTASLLMFRGKQTSVCLEGVSKGNQKEGSLNGYKMGIETKFNGKNHSSQHSYSSKFSLDGPFVKNDEITNNEILYSFCYRGKFLDATRLLDVMARRNQIPDSPSCIKLIRGLINVEQTDKATKVLQLMVMSGGVPDIITHNLLIGGLCRKGQLSAAIDVLEDMSLSGCPPDVITFNTIIRSMFDRGKIGQAIQFWKDQLRKGCPPYVITCTILIELVCKYSGVVRALETVEDLIVEGCYPDMVTYNSMINISCKQGKYEDAMLVVQNLLSHGMVPNSVTYNTILHSLCTYGCWDEVDEILRFMNDPSNRPTVVTYNILINGLCKHDLLTRAIDFLDQMVLHDLSPDIVTYNTLLRALCKERMMDEVIETLYCLGNTTCPPTLITYNIVIDGLAREGFMEKAMYVYSNMVRCKLNPDDVTYRCLLWGFCRSDLVEEAVQLLRVMDENKRNVRDNCYRFIIHRLCQKKKVDMAIEVIEMFTSSRRKNDPDVYSYIILGVRSAGMADEATELQQKLIELKLLEEQSLLGKTNG